Genomic segment of Salvia hispanica cultivar TCC Black 2014 chromosome 2, UniMelb_Shisp_WGS_1.0, whole genome shotgun sequence:
CAACGCAGTTGAGGATATCTGGATATGTATGCAACtcgattaaaattttaaaaacttagCTTTCAATATTTAAGTTGACCtcaagctattttcctttattatcttttcccTAGATTTTGCTTATagttatagtagtagtattataagccaaacaaagaaaagttgtgaagaggaaaaataatcaaaagtcATGAACAGTGATGGGCCTAGACTTTTGAATCAAAGAGAATACATTTTTGGAACTCATATTCTATATTCGGTATCAAGAGGACTTAGTTCAGCGCGCCTTGGGACGACGACGTATGTAGATGGATGCCATCATGCAATCATGCAACAATGCGCCTTGAGGAGAGTGGCAATGGCATTGAAGGTTTACCGTTTAAAGGAGAAGTGCTAATGTCACACGAGAGTTGTATATCGCTTTTTAACCTACCGTTAAAGTGGGACGACTTCTAAATGCTATAATGaaaatcttcattatttttaattaactattactcctaattataaaattattaattctaGGATTCCTAACTAGCATTTCCAGAgcaaatgataaaaaaaatttagaggcgtttactttttgttttattttgatcaaatgataaaatttatctGTCATTTCTTCTTCAGTCAAACAACCGCCATATGCATTATGATGGATTGAAGTATCAGCTAAGGTCAgacgtctctctctctcttccacaAATAATAGATGAATTTACTCGTAATCATATAAATAGCTATAAcacttaatattattttattactagttGATGCTCTATTATAATTGAAGCATAAATGTGAAGCGCATGCAGATTCTCTATAAATAACTAGTCCAAAACACAACCCCATGCAACAAACGCTAACACAAACATGGCTCAGTATTATGCTACTCTTCATTGCTTCCAACACCCTCGGACTTGTGTCCGAATCACATCCAGCTCGCTAGCGGATTCAAACCGCAGAACAGAGCTGAATATGGGCAGCCCAACTAAGGAAAGCTCATTGTTAGGCCTCTACGCCATGAATGGTGGAGAGGGGCAGTATAGCTATGCACTAAACTCTTCTTACCAGGTAAAAATATctctaaatattttagtacttGCACAGGAAGTAACTTATTTATGATGCTATGAAACAGAAATCTAAGATCAAGAAATTACTTTGTTAGTTTCTAACCTGTTTCCTCCTTTTACTGCAGAGAGGAGTAATAGATGTTGCAAAGCCAGTAATTGAAGAAGGAATAGCAGCCAAACTTGATATTAGCCACCTCTCTTCAACCCAAACATCGACTTTACGGATTGCTGATTTTGGCTGTTCAACAGGAACGAACTCATTTCCTTATATTCAGATAATCACTCAAGCCATTGAGAAGAAGCTAATAGCAGAAAAAGGGCAAATTTCCCAAATCCCCGAGTTTCATGTGTTCTTCAATGATCAGCTAATTAACGATTTCAACACCCTTTTCCGATCACTCCCAccccaaataaattattatgctGCAGGAGTGCCTGGTCCTTTTCATGGTCGCCTTTTCCCCAAGGCATCCCTTGATTTTGCTTACTGCACTTGTGCCCTTAACTGGCTTTCTCAGGTGCCAAAGGCTGTGGCAGACCATATGTCTCCGGCATGGAACAAAGGCAAGGTTCACTACACAGGGGCCAAACAAGAAGTGGTTGAGGCCTATTCGCATCATTATGCTCATGATATCAAGTCATTCCTAGAAGCTAGGGCAGAGGAGCTGGTGGCTGGAGGACTACTGGCTCTTCTAGTTCCGGCAGACCCTGCCTTTAAGAGCTCCGCCACATCCTTCACTACCCCAACGGAAATTGATCTTCTAGGTTCTTGCCTATTGGATATGGCCAATAAGGTGAAGTTCGATATTCACTTTCTAAAAAAGATAGTAACAATTTGCCtaccttttttttgttaatgggACATAATTCTAGTTCTAGGACATCATTGTACACCCTAATATTCTGCCTGGAAAACCATATATCTCCTTCAAACATGTTCCTATAAACAGAAGCCCGAAATAGAGAAATCTATAGCAAATAAAGGCATTATATTCTGACTAAGCCATCTAACCACTATACAGATTTGAAAAGGGAGAGACGCACACACGGAGAGAATCAGATGTGCCTAAGGAAAACGTTTTTTAAGGCaccaaaaaatagttataaagTGCTAATTCAACATATTTGCAGGGAATAATTAGCGAACAAAAGGTAGACACGTTCAACTTTCCATTGTATTTTACCATCCCCCAAGAGCTGAAGGAGATAATTGAGAGGAGTAACAGTTTCACTATCGAAAGGATGGAAATACTTGACAATCCAGGGAAGCGCACCTTGTGCAGCGCCAAAGCACGAGCTACATACCTCAGGGCAGTCTTTGAGGGAATGCTGATAAATCACTTTGGAAGTGAAATCATGGATGGACTATTTGACTGCTACGAGAAGAAAATTGCAGCTTCACCACATTTCCTGGACCCTGACAATGagaaatcaataataatatttgtacTCCTCAAGCGCAAAGATGAGTGATAACCTAATACTTTTCTTATATACAGCCAC
This window contains:
- the LOC125204158 gene encoding loganic acid O-methyltransferase; this encodes MAQYYATLHCFQHPRTCVRITSSSLADSNRRTELNMGSPTKESSLLGLYAMNGGEGQYSYALNSSYQRGVIDVAKPVIEEGIAAKLDISHLSSTQTSTLRIADFGCSTGTNSFPYIQIITQAIEKKLIAEKGQISQIPEFHVFFNDQLINDFNTLFRSLPPQINYYAAGVPGPFHGRLFPKASLDFAYCTCALNWLSQVPKAVADHMSPAWNKGKVHYTGAKQEVVEAYSHHYAHDIKSFLEARAEELVAGGLLALLVPADPAFKSSATSFTTPTEIDLLGSCLLDMANKGIISEQKVDTFNFPLYFTIPQELKEIIERSNSFTIERMEILDNPGKRTLCSAKARATYLRAVFEGMLINHFGSEIMDGLFDCYEKKIAASPHFLDPDNEKSIIIFVLLKRKDE